Proteins from a single region of Salvelinus fontinalis isolate EN_2023a chromosome 15, ASM2944872v1, whole genome shotgun sequence:
- the LOC129812040 gene encoding tyrosine-protein kinase receptor TYRO3-like, which yields MTIYLWIILFLAQSSRAIHGLLFTKNPTNLTVTQGNMARLGCCVEGLSEPEIVWMKDGEKLYSTDQMYIPIEQHHWETFHSVKSVQQQDAGKYWCEVEFHGLTISSEPAWITVEGVPNFILEPQDVATFPGVPFNLTCAAVGPPDPVEVLWWLGGVQKGDATSSPSVLHVNGVNNSIKFYCEAKNARGISVSRTGTVHIKVLPAAPKGVQVVHMVENNVTLAWSPGFTGHSDLSACTIQISKNSGRKVELLDQRVKVPPFQQILSGLSCYSNYSVRVCCDNEVGTSLFSGWLDFQTPEAVPSAAPRNLTFDLTEQQLSMNWATLEDDELQGKLMAYKVQWNLGGEGQEALFFKENVAHLYGGGRFFNATFQVSACTVAGCGPWSQPVLVMPASALAAQMQRGHMWVGLLLGLLVATMVGLLLIILVHRRGKETQFGSVFKPPGNERLVSFTAARSFNRTCPELPESSLDSLGINNDLKAKLRDVLIPERLLTLGHMLGKGEFGSVREAFLKMEDSTVQKVAVKVLKTDINSSCDIEQCLMEASHMKDFDHPNVIQLIGVSLHSRPQQRLPIPMVILPFMKHGDLHTFLLLSRLGDEPFTVSLQMLIQFMLDITRGMAYLSNKSIIHRDLAARNCMLSENLTVCVADFGLSKKIYSGDYYRQGSVSKLPVKWIALESLADNVYTTQSDVWAFGVTMWEIMARGQTPYPGVENSEIYEYLIKGERLKQPPDCRDDIYEIMHSCWSPVPKCRPSFLHLIDQLEGLWASLSPGPSCIKEALLYVNLENDKGEQGAGALGPRKDPLWSGMPWQCVGMEEDEKDWLVASSEAALAVGGDYRYIIGPTCNGTEEDGGRQGDSMDTLQQDVRDEEYEDAFINV from the exons ATGACCATTTATCTTTGGATCATACTCTTCTTGGCACAAAGTAGTAGAGCAATCCATG GACTCCTGTTCACCAAGAACCCCACCAACCTCACAGTAACCCAGGGCAACATGGCTCGCCTGGGTTGTTGCGTCGAGGGCCTGAGTGAGCCGGAGATCGTGTGGATGAAGGACGGGGAGAAGCTGTACAGCACGGACCAGATGTACATCCCCATCGAGCAACACCACTGGGAGACCTTCCACAG TGTGAAGTCTGTCCAGCAGCAGGATGCAGGGAAGTACTGGTGTGAGGTAGAGTTCCATGGCTTGACCATCTCCTCTGAGCCCGCCTGGATAACAGTCGAGG GTGTCCCCAACTTTATACTTGAGCCCCAAGATGTAGCCACATTCCCTGGGGTGCCCTTTAACCTGACGTGTGCTGCTGTGGGCCCCCCGGACCCTGTGGAGGTGCTCTGGTGGCTGGGGGGAGTACAGAAGGGTGATGCCACCTCCTCGCCATCTGTACTCCATGTTAACG GTGTGAACAACAGCATCAAGTTCTACTGCGAAGCCAAGAATGCCAGAGGTATCTCAGTATCGCGAACAGGCACTGTGCACATTAAAG TCCTCCCAGCAGCTCCTAAAGGTGTGCAGGTGGTCCACATGGTGGAGAACAATGTCACGCTGGCCTGGAGCCCTGGCTTCACCGGACACTCTGACCTGTCGGCCTGCACCATCCAG ATTTCTAAGAACTCTGGGAGGAAGGTGGAACTTCTGGACCAGCGTGTGAAGGTTCCACCATTCCAACAGATCCTCAGTGGGCTGAGCTGCTACTCCAACTACAGTGTTAGAGTGTGCTGTGACAATGAGGTTGggacctctctcttctctggctgGCTGGACTTTCAGACACCAGAAGCAG TGCCCTCTGCTGCCCCCCGGAATCTGACATTTGACCTAACAGAGCAGCAGCTGTCCATGAACTGGGCGACCTTGGAGGACGATGAGCTGCAGGGGAAACTGATGGCCTACAAAGTCCAGTGGAACCTGGGAGGAGAAGGACAG GAGGCTCTGTTCTTTAAAGAGAATGTGGCCCACCTGTATGGTGGAGGTCGTTTCTTCAACGCCACCTTCCAGGTGTCAGCGTGTACAGTGGCTGGTTGTGGGCCCTGGAGCCAGCCTGTACTGGTCATGCCCGCCTCAG CATTGGCAGCCCAGATGCAGAGAGGCCATATGTGGGTGGGTCTTCTGTTGGGCCTGCTGGTGGCCACCATGGTCGGGCTTCTCTTGATTATCTTAGTGCACCGCAGAGGGAAGGAGACACAGTTTGG GTCTGTCTTCAAGCCCCCAGGGAATGAGCGCTTGGTGTCCTTCACTGCAGCCAGGTCATTCAACAGGACCTGCCCCGAGCTCCCAGAATCCAGCT TGGACAGCTTGGGTATCAATAACGATCTAAAGGCCAAACTGCGAGACGTCCTGATCCCAGAAAGACTACTGACTCTCGGACACATGTTGGGAAAAG GTGAGTTTGGCTCAGTGCGTGAGGCCTTCCTAAAGATGGAGGACAGTACTGTACAGAAAGTTGCAGTGAAGGTGCTCAAAA CGGATATCAACTCATCATGTGATATTGAACAGTGCCTGATGGAGGCTTCTCATATGAAGGACTTCGATCATCCTAATGTCATCCAGCTCATTG GAGTGAGTTTGCACAGTCGGCCTCAGCAACGGTTGCCCATCCCCATGGTTATCCTGCCATTCATGAAGCACGGGGACCTTCACACATTTCTGCTCTTGTCCCGCCTTGGAGACGAGCCCTTT ACCGTGTCACTGCAGATGCTCATACAGTTCATGTTGGATATCACTCGTGGAATGGCGTACCTGAGTAACAAAAGCATCATACACAGAGATCTGGCTGCGCGCAACTGCAT GCTTAGTGAAAACTTGACAGTCTGCGTGGCAGACTTTGGGCTGTCAAAGAAAATCTACAGTGGCGACTACTACAGACAAGGATCTGTCTCAAAGCTGCCTGTCAAGTGGATAGCACTGGAGAGCCTTGCTGACAATGTCTACACTACTCAGAGTGATGTG TGGGCGTTTGGAGTCACCATGTGGGAGATCATGGCACGGGGGCAGACCCCTTACCCCGGGGTGGAGAACTCTGAAATCTACGAGTACCTCATCAAGGGAGAGAGGCTCAAACAGCCACCTGACTGCCGAGACGACAT TTACGAGATCATGCATAGCTGCTGGAGCCCTGTTCCCAAGTGCCGCCCCAGTTTCCTGCACCTGATTGACCAGCTGGAGGGGCTGTGGGCCAGCCTATCCCCAGGGCCTAGCTGCATTAAGGAGGCCCTTCTCTACGTTAACCTGGAGAATGACAAGGGGGAGCAGGGGGCAGGGGCACTGGGCCCAAGGAAGGACCCCTTGTGGTCAGGAATGCCCTGGCAGTGTGTGGGGATGGAGGAAGATGAGAAAGACTGGCTCGTGGCGTCTTCTGAGGCAGCTCTGGCTGTCGGTGGAGACTACCGCTACATCATCGGTCCTACCTGTAATGGCACCGAAGAGGACGGTGGTAGGCAGGGGGACTCGATGGATACCTTGCAGCAAGACGTTAGGGATGAGGAATATGAAGATGCGTTCATTAATGTGTGA